Below is a genomic region from Jatrophihabitans sp..
CAGCTGAGGAGCACCACCGGGCTCTCCGCGCTGACCATCTCCGCCACCCACCCGGTCGCCGGGCGCGCGATCTCGATCCCGTCCGGGTACTGGAAGACCACCTACTCCTGCAGCATCAACGGGTTCGTTCCGACGCTGCGCGAGGGCCAGTGGACCTGGCATGACTCGATCCGCTACCAGTACCCGGACTCCAGTTGCCAGACCATCGGCGGCACGTCCGGCTCGCCGATCGTCGATGACACCAGCCTGGAACTCGTCGGCGTCAACAACACCACCAACGAGGACGGCGTCGCCTGCACGCTGAACAACCCGTGCGAGGTCAACTCCGACGGCAGCACCACCTTCACCCAGGGGCAGAACTACGGCCAGCAGACCTACTGGTTCAACACCTGCCTGACCACGACCAACGCGATCGACCTGAACAAGACCGGCTGCATGCTCACCAAGCCGTAGGTGCCGATCGGCCCGGCGGTCCGGTCCTGAGCCAAGCCTCGGGACCGGACCGGACCGGCCGGGCCGTTCAATCTATTTGAGATGGACGAGACCCGGCGCGGATCCCAAGTCACGGGCGAGACCGGCGTCGCCGGATCCGATCGCGAGGCATACTGAACTCGACACCCAGCGAGAGGAGGGCAGCCCGTGTTCTGGTGGCTGATGCTGCTCGGGGTGG
It encodes:
- a CDS encoding serine protease, with amino-acid sequence MTFSFSASRRSFRLLVAAATAIAGTVLTVSTATAAPAPAGAPAAASSSQVVPQLQAAGLASTIALNNCSASLARYPSSKDTDRAMMLTNGHCYEGGFLSAGTVLVNRASSRSGKLLDASGRAVATLRADLLLYATMTGTDVALYRLTRTFAQLRSTTGLSALTISATHPVAGRAISIPSGYWKTTYSCSINGFVPTLREGQWTWHDSIRYQYPDSSCQTIGGTSGSPIVDDTSLELVGVNNTTNEDGVACTLNNPCEVNSDGSTTFTQGQNYGQQTYWFNTCLTTTNAIDLNKTGCMLTKP